TAAATTAGTCTTAGACAacataaaatattttgtgtattagatTATAGAATAGAATCTTCCATCCAAAGCAGCAGCAAAGAAAGAAAGATGCAGTTTTCAATTAGGCTCCCACAAGAATCAGATAACACAGTCcaataatttatagtactagtacGCAAATCAACATTACAAAAAACCTAACCAAACACATTCACACTGAAAGTggaaagtaattttttttaaaaaggcgAAACAAAATAATATCTTTACAAGTTAAGAAACAGAACCTCAATTGGAGAAACCATCAAATGCAACACAATCACATAAACTAACAAATAATCAAAGATTAAGACTGATAAGCACCTTTCCAcaaagtgtgtgtgtgtgcgtgagagagagatagggagagaaggagagagtACTTGATATCAACACCGCCTTTGACAACATATTTGGAGACATTTTGAGCGACCCACAAATCACAAGCAGAGGCAGAGGAGCTGAGGAGAGCCAGCATTTCGTTAGGGATCCCAACCATGACTTGGATCCCAGAGCCCATCAACGCCTTGAGGGAGTCTGGGTCGGCATCAAAGAGcttcactttttcaatcttGTTGTCCTTCATAAGATCCACCACATTCTTAGGCGAGAGGCGGTGGAGCGAAATCGTGCCCCAGTTCACCCCTATCGCCGATTcagccacctccgccgccgctgaCAAGCTCACCACAACCACTAGGACTATGCTATAAAAATGGAGTCTttccattttcacaaaattactTCACTTCACAAAATCtgttattagtattatttactttattatataaGTGGCCTAAACAGACTGTAATGATTAACAGTAAAACTTGTCCAAATATTCAAGATTAGTTTTTTTTACCTAATATTACAAGTCAAGAAGAGTTATCAATAAAATGATTTTTGAGTTTATAATGGCGAGAGTAGCCCCATATCGGCCAACTGTTTTTCTACTTTAGCCGAAAAAGAGGTCGGCTTAATTATAATAAGATTATCGCtttgtttatcattttataagatTATATTTATCACTTTGTTTATCATTCTATTAGAAGAATTATTGATGTAGATTGCAGTGATTTAGGGAGTGACATGTTACAACAATCTTTTCCACCTCCACGTCTCTTCTTTTTGTCCTATTCTATTTATGCAAATTAAGGCATgttacatttttattattttatgttaaGGAATGTAATTAACAGCTGAAAAGCAACAAATAAAAATTGGATAAACAAAGTGAAGTGCGTAGTTCGCTGCTATACATGAATTATTATTGAAGTGGAGCCTACATTGAGACGTTTCTTTAATGTGattaaaaattactaataaCAATCGAGACTTTTGTCCATAAAGGTAAGAATAACATGTAACAGaaaattttcttaattaataaCAACTGACAATTTCGTTCGTATGGAAATTTTTGAGATATTGTAATAGCAAAAAGTTTGACGCAACAAAATTAATCTTAGAATTGCGTTTAACAAAATTTAAACGATAAAGAAAGGATGATGAATCTAATAAATTTAAACAACTTTTAAAAGTTTAGAAACGAATATAACCCTTTTCTCGATCGACAAATGTAAAGGAAAGGTAAGTGAATAGATAATGTCCGGTTATTAATTAGTACATATTGGGGAAATTAGTATTATACTTCATTTtcccaaaaaaggaaatattaatataatatattactccattcgtTCACGATTAAGTGATATAACTTGACTCGATTTTTTAAAACTATATACTAGTAGGAGTACTTAATAAAAACTGAGttagaaaaattaataaaatatggaacCTACTTATAATGTTAATTTATAATAGTAAAtaatgagtgaaatgagttaattGAATGACATgttcattaccaaaaatggtaaaagtaaacGAGACACTTaattataatgaaaaaaaaaacttggaacATTTAATcatatggacggagggagtactattttgttGAAGAAAGGATGAGATCTAGTATCTAagattagtaaagtaagaacaCAGATAAATTGTAAACGAAGAAATTACAGAGGTGGAACTCAAATAATCAAAGAATTAATGGCTCAAACCCAAGGAGTGTTGTAGAGTGGCATGAGACTCGTCCATCCTTAACCAAATGGTCAGGGGATCGATGCCTGCTTTTGGGTATGGAGCAGTTTTAAATCCTTAGGCCAGCTGTCCCACCCTTTGAGGTGCCTACAAATTAACGCAGCGAATAGTCACTGGGCCCGCCGGTGGATACCCTTcgtaattaccaaaaaaaaaagaattaatggCTCAATGTTGCACAAAAACAGACCACACACGAATTTTTTATCGAAGATCTCAAGGGAAGACTGAAAGGCACTAAAAAAAGGCAACACTAAAAATTAAATCACCCCACCCATACTACAACACCGCGAAGGAAACCTCACAAGAAACACTCTAGAACTCACACACTCACATATGAGATTAGATATCCTCTTGCTTTTCAAACCAGAATTTAGGTTAGTGTCAACACTCGCAAGAAATCCTAGAAAGTAATCTTCCCTATGAGATCCTAAGATGAGCTTACACAACAAATTGAAGGAATCACTCGATGACAAGAGAGAGAATTGCCTAAAGACACACAAATTATAGAGAAAGAGTGTGAATCGAATAATGGTGATGAAGAATGAGGATATCCCCGGCTAATCAACTCAACTCCATCTCAAACAGACGTCGATCCGCGTGATCGTCAATTTGgccacattttttattttaagtttcaaaattttgaaatactattaatttttatagtactagtatattttattggaCAATAAAAAGCTTTTACCCATCTATTCATACTACAAAACATTACTAAGTACTCCTATTATACAAACAAAAGTTAGCTTGCTATATAACCGTAACTTGGCTTTATCAAAACAATAGGATATgattcacaaaaacacatctaACATAAGcttacattttaatttaatgaaatttcaCAAATAAACGCGTATAGCATTTTTATATTCTATTCCCTAATCACATGCCACCATCTATCTATAATCCCCCTCTCTTTTTAAGTGCATTTCACTTTCACCTTCAAATCTCCATTTTTGACAAAGCCACATTTCTACGTTTCTTTTCCACCTTTTTCATGTCGGATTCTCATACCACCTCACCAACCCTGTTTTGTCTTATCAACAATAGCAAGTAACAACAATCAAATACTAAATTACTACCCTTCTTATTAATCTAACAATGTAACAATATAGTAGCATCTCATAGCACTACTACTATAGTCTACTACTTTCAATTTCACCTCTTCTCAAAATCAGGCTGATTCGTGAGCGATCGAACCCACGCCCACTTGTGGTCCCTCGTGTCCACCCGATTCTTCGCCCTCGCGACGTCCTCCACCGGAATGTACCCGTAGTTCCCGTTAATTGGCCCCGACACGAACCCCGTGTACCCGGCCATCGCCCCGTGGATGGCCGAGTGAGCCACCAACGTGCAATACAAATTATCCGTCGCATTGGCCGGCACGGCCCGGACCATATAAGTCGGATCGATATACTTCACGGTGAACAGCTCCGTCCCGTGATCCCGGGCCCACCACTTCTTCAGCTCAGACTTCAGCCACCTTCCCACATCCAAGAACACCGGATTCCCCGACTCGTCCTTCTCCTCCACATGCGCCTCGTCGCTCCTCGGTATCACGTCCTGCCCGGCCCCCTCGGCCACGACGACAACCGCGTGCCCATTCTCCTTGAGGCGGGCGCCGAGGAACTCGAGCAGCCCGCCTCTGCCCTCCAGGTAGAAGTCATTCTCCGGGATGAGGCAGCAGTCGACGTCGCGGCTGCTGAGGGTCGCGTGGAGGGCGATGTGGCCGGTGCTCCGCCCCATCAGCTTCACCAGCCCTACGCCATTCACCGCGCTCTCGGCCTCTGTGTGGGCTGCGCTGATCGCTTGCTGAGCCATCTCCACCGCAGTTTGGAACCCGAAGGATCGGTCTATTATGCCGACGTCGTTGTCCACCGTCTTCGGGATTCCGGCCACCGCGATGTTCAGTTTCCGGCACTTTATCTCGTTGAATATCTCCACCATGCCGCGCATCGTGCCGTCGCCGCCAATGATGTACACCTGACGGAACTCATACAACTTTTATATCTCTTCGATCGCATAAATAACAAATTGTTCTCCATTTCATATACATATAAGAAAAAATGATTCTATACACAGATCACTATATATCTCGTTACCGCAAATGGCAAATTAcctaaaaaatcattttttttatcaatttattgTTAATTAATCCCGCAAATCACAAAAACTCGATTATATTAGTACTATAACTTTGACATTTTTTCTGAATTGTCCCAAAAATCTCTAATTACGCATAATGTGGCCGACAGAACTTATTATTTGTACAAAATGTTCGATTTGTCAAATTAGTCTAAATTACCTATAAACGTCATGTCAATAAATTTAGATGCACACCAAGGATTAGAGAATCCGCATTCGTACTCTTGACAACGACCACGGATGTGggccggacccacttttactccctgctcttaggtaaaatcacaacactcacatccgtgctcttccgcaaggataTGCTCAAGAGTcctaccattctattattcaacttaaataaaaatatttacacaatattaaaatgcattaaaaataattggaataatattacaaattaaaaaaaataaaaattacataattaaaatcctaaaaattaaaattttcttcattaaagtcttaaaaattaaaaattatataatttaaatcctaaaaatttaaaattaaataattaaattcataaaattaaaaaaacccactactcgtggccgaattttgcccaaatggatgatgaatgtgtgtatttatagatgattttgggattaatttttttaaaaaaaaattcaaaaaaatggtaataaaatccatatatttttggaaatccattttttttaaaaatttttgttattatttttgatttttttaaaaaaag
This DNA window, taken from Salvia splendens isolate huo1 chromosome 18, SspV2, whole genome shotgun sequence, encodes the following:
- the LOC121776619 gene encoding ATP-dependent 6-phosphofructokinase 2; translated protein: MASSATTDAGGEDQHLTIPNIKVQQLPHLLHTLPSLRSHPNPLDANPFFRPSSEFYITPNDVVLRHILHGASDAPGPRLAYHRAGPRKAVYFEPGHVRAAIVTCGGLCPGMNTVIRELVVGLWDLYGARHIFGVEAGYRGFYSGEPVALNPKMVHDWHRKGGTVLETSRGGFDLARIVDAIQDRGFNQVYIIGGDGTMRGMVEIFNEIKCRKLNIAVAGIPKTVDNDVGIIDRSFGFQTAVEMAQQAISAAHTEAESAVNGVGLVKLMGRSTGHIALHATLSSRDVDCCLIPENDFYLEGRGGLLEFLGARLKENGHAVVVVAEGAGQDVIPRSDEAHVEEKDESGNPVFLDVGRWLKSELKKWWARDHGTELFTVKYIDPTYMVRAVPANATDNLYCTLVAHSAIHGAMAGYTGFVSGPINGNYGYIPVEDVARAKNRVDTRDHKWAWVRSLTNQPDFEKR